AATTTTTGTTCTGAACACATGTGACGACAAATGAAGCACTGTCCGAAATGTGCGCTTGAAATAATCTTCAAGCGCAGGCCTCGAATATCCGCGGATAAGGGTTTCTAAACATATAGCAGAAATACTGTGAGCAGTAAAATGCACTTACCAATAACGATTTCATCATCGGTCTGGCTGTTGCCGATGCATTCCAGCCTGAAATTTATGAAACTGTTGGCAAGGCTCCGTTGTGCTCTCGAGAggtctaaaaagaaaaaaaagggtagagaagaagagTAAGGAGCGGTTACGAAGATGTAACGAGAATGCATTGAATGGTTACAAAAGTTCAATGCTCAGAAACACGCAAAGCTGCAAATTCGTAACGCGTGCAGAACAACGGACAGTGAATGAGTCAAAAAAGGACTCGCATTAACTTCACTGCACTTCACGCAGctgcactgctttttttttctttcttttgtaaagTGAAGTCTACACATATGTTATACGTATAGCGCATAACACGTGTAGACTCGTCGATCGACTGGCTTATGATCAACAAATGCTCCGAGACAACCAGGCTAATTCATCGATTATGGACACACCAAATAGCGTTTGACAAATTTACTTTTGTTCTTCATGTGGAACATGTAGATGAAATGTCCAGCTTTCCGGGACAGCAAGTTTAGCCAATCGTGACATTTTCTTTTAGAAAACATATACCGCTAATCCATGAGAGGGTTCATAAGTGACATTTTAAAACAGTTAATATTTATATTTCTGTTGTGTTGTAAACGTTCATTTCAGAACAAGTGGTGTCCTCCTTGGACATaaatatgaaaacaaaaaaaattcttaGCCGCTAGAAAGGATAGGAAAAAAATACGCACGCAGGGAAAGCTCCTTGAAGAGCAAGTGAGCGGTGTTGCGAAATGCCGACAAATTGCAGAAATAATTTGTGCAATAAAACGAACTTAGAGCGCGTCACAACCACACGTTCGAGCTGTGTCCACTGATGCAATGAATAGATTCGGGATTTTACGCAGCGGGCGCGCAGCACGCTCCATGCAGCCAACATTTCAAAAACACTGCCCTACATTTTTTATTAACACTGTCAATGCCGTTGAAAGTGTTAAACAACTTGCAGTGAGTAGTCTAGCAAGGAATGAAGTTAAACCACACGTAGGATGACTCCCACGCGTGTTAGGAACTTCATACTCCTGACTCGAGgagattttatttaaaaaaatataaaaagtcgTATTTATACTTATCTTACTCGTATtcggtcttttttctttctgcgtgAGTAGTTCAGCAACATTTACTTTGGAAGCGGCAACGTGCAGCACTGGTGCAGTCAATTACTTTACACGCAGAGTTGAAGACCTACATGAGATCGCCCGTTCCCAACCAGTTCAAATAATTTCCCAAAGTATGCATGATGTACTCGCGATTTCTTAGCGCCTGTAAGACGCATCTACCCTTGATAAGAGAGTAGGAGTGGAGCAGATTAAGCGGAATCTACGATAAGGCATTCGCATTCACAGTTACTGGTTATAAGTGTTGTTGATTTCCCATGCTGCCATCAATTCTATTATTCACCTGCCCGCAATGTGCAATGCGACACTTCTACACTGCGACATCTGCTAGTGTCGAACTGTTAGACACTCGTGCAACTGTGGTGACACGACGAATTTGTTTATTTTACTACTTAATATACTCCCTGCTAAGCGCCTTCGATGCGTGCATTTAAATATCTGATTCAGTTACGCTGCTACAATAGTGGACTTATTGAGTGGACAATAGTGGACAATAGAGAACGTCGGACGCATTGGGCTTCAAGAAAGCCTCGCAAAACGTTACTGCCGTGCGCTGACGGAACACAATTGCATCTCTATGCATGCGTAAGCTTGAGATAACCAAAGCAAGTGAAAAGCAGGTCATATCACTCATTTCTAGGTAATCAATTTCACGCGGCCGTTGCGATAAAACGTGCCGATCTTTCACCCcgacattttgaaaaacgcgGCAAATGCTTCAAGTTAACGCGAACTGCTCCACACCTGAGCCGTAAAAGAATGAGGGCCCTGCCGTTCCAAATCATTCGCAGCCCGCGGCTTTCGTTAATGGGAACAAACTCCCGCGCGCATGCTTACTTTTTTTTCCGGCTAGCTCAAACGCGCGCTTCTAGCGTCGCTCGTTTAAACAACTAGCCCGGCGAACATGCCGTAAATGGAATTTGTTTATTCCGCAACGGAAGGGCTTGCTCGATCACAGGATGATTTGATCTAAACACGACACGCTCAACAAACGACACTCAAACACGAACCTTTGGCACCCACAAGGTGCCGATGTGGGTGGGACCCTCGACGCAGCTCTGAAAACTTGGCCTCACGGCGCCCGTGCAACTAATACTTCAGTTGACAAGTTCACCTCGGCTTTGCAGCTCTTGCGTGCATGCACGAAGCGCTGCTTGATGCGAACACACAACGGAAATCGAGAAAGATATTCTGATGAACTTACTTCGAGCAGCGTTCAGCAGATCCTTGACCTCCTTGATGATTCCTTTGATTGCCTGACTCGTCCGGTCCAGCTCATTTTCGTGCGCGTGAAGGTTCTCACGGAAATACGGGCTGTCCGTGAGACAGTCTGTGAACTCGAGCGGTAACAGGCCCATGATCACGAGCTTAACGCGAACTTAACATAGCACACTTGTGTTTACTGCACCATTCCACACGAACGCAAGTTCGCACTCGCATTGTTGCTAAACGAGCTACGTCTGTGACCTGCTAAGGCTCAAGGAATGCAGGAGACGGTTTTATCCTTCACGTTGTTGCATCACTTGCTGTTGTAATATATGCCAATGGATTTTGGTTTGTATATGTGTGGTAGTCTCAAAACATGGAAAAATACGTTTTTCTAAGTGTAAAAACTCTTACATGTAACCAACCGAAGTACTATCACCATCGTTAGCAGCAATGGCTGCGCACTGATCGGCAATCAACAAGTGCGGCCGGTGCAGCCGACAAACCTTTCACGATTTGATACCACACCGTTATGAGCCGCACATTTAGTTTACAGTAACGCAAGGTAACAAATTGATAGGTCTGTGATAGGAGAAATAGTCGTAAGCTTGTTTCGAATCGTGTCACAAAAAAAATTCGAGCTCCGTTGATCTCCGTGCGTAGCTGGTCGCACATTCTAGAAGAACAAGTAGAAACCGCATTATCGTGTGCTTACAGTTTATACCCAGGCCATGCCGAAGAAGAAAACTGGTCAAAGGAAGAAGGCAGAGAAGCAAAAGCTTCGCCAGAAAGCCATTCGCGGAAATGCGGCCAGGGTTAACCTTGGTGACCATCCGTGCAACGCCGTCATGGTAAGTTTCGCGTGTACCGAGAGCGTCAGCTTTCGTGCATTGTGTCTGGAACTAAAAATAACTAACACCTTGTTAATCTGATCTTACAGGAGTGTGACAAGTGCTCCAGGTGAACATCGTTTTCTCTCCCGCTTCCTTATGTTTGTGAACCTTTGTACGGATTCTACGTGGAGCAGTGGTGTTAAGTTGCGTTGCTTGTTGTTCTCGCAGGAAGCAAAAGAACCGGGCCTTTTGCTACTTTTGCTCCGCTGTCCAACGACTTCCAGTATGCGCAAAGTGCGGTGAGATTACAATAATTTATTCCGCTTGCATTTTGTAAACATAGCATTCTTTGGctttggcagaaattttttcgaaaGGGAAAGGGACAAGGGGGGAGTTAACCACCCTTATGTTTgtacgtgtgtttgtgtgtgtgcgtgtatatatacacatgcaaaatataAAACTTCAAGGGAGGCGCcctccccccggctacgccaatgcATTCGTTCATGCACACCACTAGTGATCGAGAACTTCGTGCTTAGCTGAGAGTTTGTTTAtagaaaacattaaaaaaagaaaaagctttgtgCTTCTGTAAAGTTGCTGATAATTCTTTTACGTTCCAGGAAAAATGAAATGCATGATGAAGACCGGCGACTGTGTTGTGAAGCATTCAGGCCAATACACAACTGGACTTGGCATGGTTGTAAGTGAAAGATTGTCCTTTGAAATTAGGCTTTCGTCGCAGACGTGGTGTATTGTGAACAGTGCAGTATTTTGCAGATCATTCTAAGTGGACCATGAGTGTTATAAAATGATGACGTATGCATTCCGTATTTACTGTGGCTAATGCATTAGCTTGAGCTGTTGGCCAGTTTCTGTGTGATTGAGGAACAGCACAAGAGCAAGATGAGGGTGCCTGATTTAGACAGAAACATGACACGCACAGCATGCTGTACTTACCTGCTATGATGACGTAGCGGCTACACGTTGCGGTGCAAAGCACAGGCGTGCGAAGCACAGGCTTCTAATCGTAGTCACGACGGCCACATTTCGAAGGTGCAAAAAATACGCCCATGCGATTGAAGCTTTCCTACACTTAAGGTACATAAATAGATTCTGGGGCTTTGTGTGCCAGAATCGTGATACGatttaggtgttttaggtgttttAGCATTCGTCCCTtcttgaaatgcggccaccgtagcCAGGGATCGAGCCTATGCCCTCATGATGAGCAGTGCCTCATGAAGCTACTACTACCATGCCTCATGAAAGCTACTAAGGCATGTCTTAAAGCGCCTCTCACATGGCCTAATCACTGCAATTTATGAGGGCATTAAATTGGTTCGTTTACACATCTTAGAAGAAATTGAACTCTCCATTACCATTCCTCCAAGAGTCCAGCTTCAGTGCTAAAGCAATACTCACTTTTTTTCCCTTGTCTACCATTAACAAAAACTGTATACTCCCAACTGCTAGAAACGAGGGAATGCACTTATATTGACGTGATGATGATGAGCCCAACCTTCTTTTTGCTTCTCAGCACATTTGCAGTGGCATCATTGTGCGCTCAGAAATGGAAGAACTGAAGTGACATGTTATGTCCAGTGATGTTTGATGCTCAGTTTGGCACGCCTCCCGCACAAAGGACGGCATGCAGTGTTCCGTTTCAAGTTTGGACCATTCTTGCACCACGAAGGCACTTCATAACTTGCAGACACAGTCACTTCTGAATGACCAACACATCACATTTGTTTGTTTGCAATGCCCAAACCTAGCAGAGGGCCGTGTAAGGCATGTGAATGAAATAAAATCTTCTACATCTCTTACATATCTCAGTTTTGAGATGCCCACTCCTCAAGCATATTAACATGCTACACTCTTGAGAACTATACATGCAGTGACAGTCTGTCATTGGGGCTAtttttttcaagcaaagcttgttatgagttacagattctGTTGGCAGTGACGGCGTTGTGTGCAAAAAACCTggcaccggcgagtgtacagaaatgctgGCCgcaaaggtgcgccggtcacatgtgtAATTGTAGGCGCCGTTTTTccataattgatgctctctctatCATGGGGTTGCCAGCGATCAATTATTTATGATATGAAAatatgttcttttcttttgtcgATGTCATTTGTCGTTTCATGTTGGCACATttaattgttgcctggatataaatgcacgaccgtcgttgttgcctgtagtagCAACTGACGTGTTGGGCTGCTAAACACcaggatgaaggtccaattcccggcatggagaaaAGAAAATGTTAGctgggagcattgcgcagtgtgatagaaagaaagaaaactagtaggtcaggcatgcacacaccaagcttcgcttgcccccattttcgcgGTAGAGAACGGGCTCCTGACATTTTTATGGATGTTGTAAAGCTTGGAACTTCTTTCTTAGAAATGCATGGCTTTAATAGTGGCTGTCTTTAATTCCAGGGTGCTATATGTGACTTCTGTGAAGCATGGGTGTGCCATGGCAGGCAGTGCCTGACCACGCATGCCTGTACTTGTCCACTCCAAGACGCCACGTGCATAGAATGTGAGCGCTATGTGTGGGAGCACGGTAAGTGTAGGTAAATTCACTGAACTTTGGTGTAATGCGATGTTTTTTTTGCCCTCTTACATTGGAATCTTTGTATGGTTGCTCTGAATTCACAGGAGGCCGCATTTTCAAGTGCTCATTCTGCGATAGCTTTCTTTGTGAGGATGACCAGTTCGAGCACCAAGCCAGTTGCCAGATCTTGGAAGCCGAGACACTCAAATGTGAGTGGCATTAAAATGACACTTTTGTTTGCCTTGTACGCTTTGACTGGTTGGCTGATGTATATTTGTGTAATGTTCTCTCACCATGACAATCTTTTATGCACTGTCAGGATTCAGTGTGAGGATTGCGTCGACAATTAAGTTTTGTCATATGCTGGATAGTCTAAAGCTTTCACCAAGGTCATTTTCACCAATGTGAACTCATCTCTTGATTCCTATTTTTACAGCAAGTAGCAATATAATAACTTTCTCCACATTTCTGAGTTCTCACAGGATGTGAATATATTAGATTATAGATCAATGCTTTAAGCAAAGAATGTTTTGCGGTATTTTTTATGGCTTAGAACTTTTATTAGGGTAACATATATTTTGACAATtggcagatgtgtttggaaaagtACAGTGAAAGTAATAGGTAGTTttatataggggtgtgcgaatattcgactttTGAATTCGAATCGAGTAATACTTAATCGAATGATTCGAttagactttcgaatagctagtactcggaagtttcgaataatttgacaggacGAATATATAAAATGTGACAAAGGCCAATGGAGCAACTTAGTCAGAGTGGGGTGactaaaactaacgctaaggtCCTTACAGTAGGCTGTTCGTTAAAACTTCCACTGATATTCTGGTCCGAAAGCGAGCGCACGTTTACTTCAAAGGAGATTGTCATTTCTGCATGTAAAGAAAAACATGAGAAAAcagtcaagcccttcacaacttcactTCTGAAACGAAGGCATGGACCCTTTGTGTAGTTCGGCCGCGTATGCTGCGTGCTCTGTAAAACGTCCAGACTTTGGCCtggaaaccctcggtgattggcttcccTTGTGCAAAGTTGTTcatgctgtgcagtcgccactgccacacagcCACATTctttcagaaactcccatcgttccggtgcgCAGTCAAAGATTTTTAGGTCcagagcactcatgacgatgaagcacaacattagtGTTGTCATATGAGCCATAAACACCGTAACATTACGGCGAGAGAGCCAggatgcatgtcatgtgcaacaGCTTGTgtctctgcatgacaatttgtagtcttttggtagcagtcactcaccgtgTTATGCGTTCCAGggcatgagcagatttcatttctttgttctttcaaaTTTCAATAACATCTTTTGtattcaatatttttggccactgtctggcactattcgatttgaacttgattcgagataaaatttcactattcgcacacccttagttTTATACTATCATGCTTGGGCAATATTCACCAACGAGGGTGACATTCTTTTGTCATTGGCCACTGTGCCATCATTATCACTGTGGTCAGCCAGGGGTGCAGCCAGGGTTTGATCTCACAGGAGGTGTCTTACTTACCTTTGTGTACGTGTGTTTGTATATATACTCATACAAACtttagaaaaaattgggggactcttgagcttcgccttcaagagtagactgcgatagcgtaatcgggactCGTTCGCATAGTCGTCTCAATAGCTATCCAGGCTTTGCTTCTCGGAGGACACCTCGgcggtgccgcaaggaaaggaacgtctgtgcctGTAACataggccctttcaaactattctagaatgcctgcagcaagtacagttgcgaatgcccactacgccataagccTTCTTTTTACTAatttgcaaagtacccactatgcaTCCATAGGCAACATGCACACCTGCGCATCTTCCCagtttgttgatgttgttgctgatgatgatgagtaattatgcctgagcgctttgttatGGGTAGATcttcaaaccacccactcgttgcgcaactcataTGTTTCGACGCCTGGTGAAATTTTATGCTTTtgtcacacaatattacatgtgttaatgacactcctTGCCCTACTTTTTTCGAAAGTAGGGCATAACCAACCGAAGTACTATCACCATCGTTAGCAGCAATGGCTGCGCACTGATTGGCAATCAACAAGTGCGGCCGGTGCAGCCGACAAACCTTTCACGATTTGATACCACACCGTTATGAGCGTTCAGCAGATCTAAACACGATTGCGTTTAGACCTTTTGAATTCGAATCGAGTAATACTTAATCGAATGATTCGAttagactttcgaatagctagtactcggaagtttcgaataatttgacaggacGAATATATAAAatcacacaatattacatgtcaCATGTAATATTGGCTTATCCAAAGCCAACCATGGCTTTGGATAAGCCATGGTTGAGCGATGATTTTATATGTTTTTTCCCAGGCAATTTCGAGCGTGGGCGtcgctctatggt
This window of the Rhipicephalus sanguineus isolate Rsan-2018 chromosome 2, BIME_Rsan_1.4, whole genome shotgun sequence genome carries:
- the LOC119383020 gene encoding zinc finger protein 330 homolog, whose protein sequence is MPKKKTGQRKKAEKQKLRQKAIRGNAARVNLGDHPCNAVMECDKCSRKQKNRAFCYFCSAVQRLPVCAKCGKMKCMMKTGDCVVKHSGQYTTGLGMVGAICDFCEAWVCHGRQCLTTHACTCPLQDATCIECERYVWEHGGRIFKCSFCDSFLCEDDQFEHQASCQILEAETLKCVSCNRLGHHSCLRCKACYCDDHVRRKGFKYERNQPMPCPKCGFETQQTKDLSMSTRHHNYGRQQIRDDDDDDYGSSSGYGGMGYSYYGSGGGAGDVDENDEDEDEDDDDDEDDDDEDDSDEESEEEDEKEGEKKDTTESKE